From a region of the Burkholderia lata genome:
- a CDS encoding glycosyltransferase family 2 protein, with amino-acid sequence MSAHARKPLVSLVVPFHDEDEAIDAFFATTLPILESVESVRFEIVCINDGSRDDTLGRLIDVAAGDPRVRIVDLTRRFGKEAALTAGLDEAAGTAVILIDADLQDPPALIPAMIERWLAGAEVVAAKRTDRMCDPLMQRVAAALYYRVHNRLSEVEMPENVGDFRLMDRQVVDALRALPERRRFMKGLFAWVGYRTEIIEYTRAPRSGGRSKFSGWRRWNFALEGITSFSTVPLRVWTYIGLAFAALSFVYGTFIVLRTLLFGNPVHGYASLISVMLFVGGIQLIGIGVIGEYLGRIYHESKQRPVYLVRRRYHAQRDAAAHPASKLLQFPLKRTHAARRRTAPPAAAGHGVARKASVK; translated from the coding sequence ATGTCCGCGCATGCCAGAAAGCCACTGGTCTCGCTCGTCGTGCCGTTCCACGACGAGGACGAAGCCATCGATGCATTCTTTGCAACGACGCTGCCGATCCTCGAATCGGTCGAGTCGGTCCGTTTCGAGATCGTCTGCATCAACGACGGCAGCCGCGACGATACGCTCGGCAGGCTGATCGACGTCGCCGCCGGCGACCCGCGCGTGCGCATCGTCGATCTCACCCGGCGCTTCGGCAAGGAAGCCGCGCTCACCGCCGGCCTCGACGAAGCCGCCGGCACCGCGGTGATTCTGATCGACGCCGACCTGCAGGACCCGCCCGCGCTGATCCCCGCCATGATCGAACGCTGGCTCGCCGGCGCCGAGGTCGTCGCCGCGAAGCGCACCGACCGCATGTGCGACCCGCTGATGCAGCGCGTGGCCGCCGCGCTCTACTACCGCGTGCACAACCGCCTCTCCGAAGTCGAGATGCCCGAGAACGTCGGCGATTTCCGCCTGATGGATCGCCAGGTCGTCGACGCGCTGCGCGCACTGCCCGAGCGGCGGCGCTTCATGAAAGGCCTGTTCGCGTGGGTCGGCTATCGCACCGAGATCATCGAATACACGCGTGCGCCGCGCAGCGGCGGCCGCTCGAAATTCTCCGGATGGCGGCGCTGGAACTTCGCACTCGAAGGCATCACGAGCTTCAGCACCGTGCCGCTGCGCGTGTGGACCTACATCGGGCTCGCGTTCGCCGCGCTGTCGTTCGTCTACGGCACCTTCATCGTCTTGCGCACGCTGCTGTTCGGCAATCCCGTGCATGGCTACGCGTCGCTGATCTCCGTGATGCTGTTCGTCGGCGGCATCCAGCTGATCGGCATCGGCGTGATCGGCGAATACCTCGGCCGCATCTACCACGAGTCGAAGCAGCGCCCGGTCTATCTCGTGCGGCGGCGCTATCACGCGCAGCGGGACGCCGCCGCGCATCCGGCGTCGAAGCTGCTGCAGTTCCCGCTCAAGCGCACGCACGCGGCCCGCCGCCGGACAGCGCCGCCCGCGGCCGCCGGCCACGGCGTCGCGCGCAAAGCGTCCGTCAAGTAA
- a CDS encoding glycosyltransferase family 87 protein: MDLARQSIRSAAPPVRAWLTPRRVVAYSAVALACYALFVAIWVAVVRHAPATAPSRPGADYAVFWSASYVMLHGSPWQAYDLPTFSRLAADLFPQFRREDLVAWLYPPTNLLLVTPLSLLPYAIGYPLFVAFGVIVFGFAASRVSGLGAIPGASRIGGFALVAAPFVFVTGMFGQNAFLTASCAALAVCWADRRPMWAGLCIGLLSAKPQMALLFPFVLVATRAWRTIAWAALATTAFAALSVLICGVESLHLFVAGTAIVRTLLLEQGVVFWLASPAPFAAFRLAGLPPGVAYAAQACIAALAIAAACIVWTRSRDIRLRAAVLAVATLAANPYVWHYELAWLGIAIACMLAIGWQDGWLRGEQAAIALMWLLPVVEYLNPWLQWPQVGPVVTLFALLVLLRRAGPGAQNASRGGT; the protein is encoded by the coding sequence ATGGATCTCGCCCGGCAATCGATACGATCGGCGGCCCCTCCCGTCCGTGCGTGGCTGACACCGCGGCGCGTCGTTGCGTACAGCGCCGTCGCGCTCGCGTGCTATGCGCTGTTCGTCGCGATCTGGGTCGCCGTCGTCCGTCACGCGCCCGCCACCGCGCCGTCACGCCCGGGGGCCGACTATGCGGTGTTCTGGTCGGCGTCGTACGTGATGCTGCACGGCTCGCCGTGGCAAGCGTACGACTTGCCGACCTTCTCGCGGCTGGCCGCCGACCTGTTCCCGCAGTTCCGCCGCGAAGACCTCGTCGCGTGGCTGTACCCGCCCACCAACCTGCTGCTCGTGACACCGCTGTCGCTGCTGCCCTATGCAATCGGCTATCCGCTGTTCGTCGCGTTCGGTGTGATCGTGTTCGGCTTCGCCGCATCGCGCGTATCGGGGCTCGGCGCGATTCCCGGCGCATCGCGCATCGGCGGGTTCGCGCTGGTCGCCGCCCCGTTCGTGTTCGTCACCGGAATGTTCGGGCAGAACGCGTTCCTGACCGCGTCGTGCGCGGCGCTGGCCGTCTGCTGGGCCGATCGTCGGCCGATGTGGGCCGGCCTCTGCATCGGCCTGCTGTCGGCCAAGCCGCAGATGGCGTTGCTGTTTCCGTTCGTGCTGGTCGCCACGCGCGCCTGGCGCACGATCGCGTGGGCCGCGCTCGCCACCACCGCGTTCGCGGCGTTGAGCGTCCTGATCTGCGGCGTCGAGTCGCTACACCTGTTCGTCGCCGGCACGGCGATCGTGCGCACGCTCCTCCTCGAGCAAGGCGTCGTGTTCTGGCTCGCGTCGCCGGCGCCGTTCGCCGCGTTCCGCCTCGCGGGCCTGCCGCCTGGTGTCGCGTATGCCGCGCAGGCGTGCATCGCGGCGCTGGCGATCGCCGCCGCCTGCATCGTGTGGACGCGCTCGCGCGACATCCGCTTGCGCGCGGCGGTGCTGGCGGTCGCCACGCTCGCGGCGAACCCGTACGTGTGGCACTACGAGCTTGCCTGGCTCGGCATCGCGATCGCGTGCATGCTGGCGATCGGCTGGCAGGACGGCTGGCTGCGCGGCGAGCAGGCCGCGATCGCGCTCATGTGGCTGCTGCCGGTCGTCGAATACCTGAACCCGTGGCTGCAATGGCCGCAGGTCGGCCCGGTCGTGACGCTGTTCGCGCTCCTCGTGCTGCTGCGCCGCGCCGGTCCCGGGGCTCAGAACGCGAGCCGCGGCGGCACGTAG
- a CDS encoding TadG family pilus assembly protein: protein MNDAIATQPAGAERQRGSVALFFLLFLIPLLSFGALAIDIAWVITVNNQLQNAADAAALAGADAMMSPSGGAVNWSQAAPAANGVIAQNSAAGAALSTGTVTTGYWNVTRSPASMQPTTITPGQYDVPAVQVTVSRTPGVNGGSIPLLLGGLLGIPGASDSATAVAVLAAPGGVGAGGLFPVAIDQCVYNLYWNASTNQPLINPLTGQPFEFSITNGQVYGLLCMGGQWTSFQSTATDTTTMGGLMTTGNPTTLNIGDSINLATGVKATLYTSVPVGTTVVLPVVTQTATSTTVPIVAFAPFHIDVSLGGSYKYIQGHFVAGVKMTGVATGVGPYYGIYVPPRLAF, encoded by the coding sequence ATGAATGACGCGATCGCCACGCAACCCGCCGGCGCCGAACGACAGCGCGGTTCGGTCGCGCTGTTCTTCCTGCTGTTCCTGATTCCGCTGCTGTCGTTCGGCGCGCTGGCGATCGACATCGCGTGGGTGATCACGGTGAACAACCAGTTGCAGAACGCGGCCGACGCGGCTGCGCTGGCGGGGGCCGATGCGATGATGTCGCCGAGCGGCGGCGCGGTGAACTGGTCGCAGGCCGCGCCGGCGGCGAACGGTGTCATTGCGCAGAACTCGGCGGCCGGCGCGGCGCTGTCGACCGGCACGGTGACCACCGGATACTGGAACGTGACGCGCAGCCCAGCATCCATGCAGCCGACGACCATCACGCCCGGCCAGTACGACGTGCCGGCGGTGCAGGTCACCGTGTCGCGCACGCCCGGCGTGAACGGCGGCTCGATTCCGCTGTTGCTGGGCGGACTGCTGGGGATTCCCGGCGCATCGGACAGCGCGACCGCCGTCGCGGTGCTGGCGGCGCCGGGCGGGGTCGGGGCAGGCGGGCTGTTCCCGGTCGCGATCGACCAGTGCGTGTACAACCTGTACTGGAACGCGTCGACCAACCAGCCGCTGATCAATCCGCTGACGGGCCAGCCGTTCGAATTCTCGATCACGAACGGCCAGGTCTACGGCCTGCTGTGCATGGGCGGGCAGTGGACGTCGTTCCAGTCGACCGCGACCGATACGACGACGATGGGCGGCCTGATGACAACCGGCAATCCGACGACGCTCAACATCGGCGACAGCATTAATCTCGCGACCGGCGTGAAGGCGACGCTCTATACGTCGGTGCCGGTCGGCACGACGGTGGTGCTGCCGGTCGTCACGCAGACCGCGACCAGCACCACCGTGCCGATCGTCGCGTTCGCGCCGTTCCATATCGACGTGTCGCTCGGCGGCTCGTACAAATACATCCAGGGTCATTTCGTTGCCGGCGTGAAGATGACGGGCGTTGCGACCGGCGTCGGGCCGTACTACGGCATCTACGTGCCGCCGCGGCTCGCGTTCTGA
- a CDS encoding TadE/TadG family type IV pilus assembly protein, whose translation MTRGVAGARHARGVVSLEFVLMLPFLLMVLIGIIDTSLILCDKAVITNASREAARAGVMLRVPMLTTTQIASIAQNAMQNSLITGGTATTPAVTVTQANGTTAGTALTVTVTYTYSGLVLGSAFSALTGPVTVSATSVMLYE comes from the coding sequence ATGACACGCGGGGTGGCGGGCGCGCGCCACGCGCGCGGCGTCGTGTCCCTCGAGTTCGTGCTGATGCTGCCGTTCCTGCTGATGGTGCTGATCGGCATCATCGATACGAGCCTGATCCTGTGCGACAAGGCCGTCATCACGAACGCGAGCCGCGAGGCGGCGCGCGCCGGCGTCATGCTGCGCGTGCCGATGCTGACCACGACGCAGATCGCCAGCATCGCGCAGAACGCGATGCAGAACAGCCTGATCACCGGCGGCACCGCGACGACCCCGGCGGTGACCGTGACGCAGGCGAACGGCACGACGGCGGGCACCGCGCTGACGGTGACGGTGACCTACACGTACTCGGGGCTCGTGCTGGGTTCCGCGTTCAGCGCGCTCACCGGCCCGGTCACGGTCTCGGCGACGTCGGTGATGCTCTATGAATGA
- a CDS encoding tetratricopeptide repeat protein yields MTRSVVRAFALAAVLPVLAGGCGAPGIQTRPVLSHKSDDPQAELRIADSALAGGNVDLASTLYEKVLAKHPDSLAARLGLGDVNYRAGDLERARILYDEAQRQAPAELGPRLGLARVALRQRRLDEAAQRYRDLLAAQPNHPLAAEGLGTVLDLQGRHADAQVVYRDALRAHPDAQGLRVDLGLSLVLSNRPREGVNVLLDVAGLPSAPWQARQNLAFAYGVLGNTDSAKKLLSAELPASAVADNLRFYQAVRARLASRGGAGGGGSAGSAPPLSGAALEPGVVPPGAGAAK; encoded by the coding sequence ATGACACGATCCGTCGTACGCGCGTTCGCGCTTGCGGCCGTGCTGCCGGTGCTGGCCGGCGGCTGCGGCGCACCGGGCATCCAGACGCGGCCGGTGCTGTCGCACAAGAGCGACGACCCGCAGGCCGAATTGCGCATCGCCGACAGCGCACTCGCCGGCGGCAACGTCGATCTCGCGTCGACGCTGTACGAGAAAGTGCTCGCGAAGCATCCCGATTCGCTCGCGGCGCGCCTGGGGCTCGGCGACGTCAACTACCGCGCGGGCGACCTGGAGCGTGCGCGGATCCTCTACGACGAAGCGCAGCGGCAGGCGCCCGCGGAACTCGGCCCGCGGCTCGGGCTTGCGCGCGTCGCGTTGCGGCAGCGGCGTCTCGACGAAGCGGCGCAGCGCTATCGCGACCTGCTGGCCGCGCAGCCGAACCATCCGCTCGCGGCGGAAGGGCTCGGCACGGTGCTCGACCTGCAGGGGCGTCATGCGGATGCGCAGGTCGTGTATCGCGACGCGCTGCGTGCGCACCCGGACGCGCAGGGGCTGCGTGTCGACCTCGGGCTGTCGCTCGTGCTGAGCAACCGGCCGCGCGAAGGCGTGAACGTGCTGCTCGACGTCGCCGGGCTGCCGTCCGCGCCGTGGCAGGCGCGCCAGAATCTCGCGTTCGCGTACGGCGTGCTCGGCAACACCGATTCGGCGAAGAAGCTGCTGTCCGCGGAGTTGCCCGCGTCGGCGGTGGCCGACAACCTGCGTTTCTACCAGGCGGTGCGCGCGCGGCTCGCGTCGCGCGGGGGCGCAGGGGGGGGCGGAAGTGCCGGTAGCGCGCCGCCGCTGTCCGGCGCGGCGCTGGAGCCGGGCGTCGTGCCACCGGGTGCGGGGGCCGCAAAATGA
- a CDS encoding type II secretion system F family protein: MTMSILAARGLELLLLLGCVAVALGTPGGGTRQRIAARVRQAAGQHPPASVAGWLQPGGVRLDLTRRLAQLGERLPVLDPMQRVKLGLQLTRAGFRERRTVSVMIGIKLSCGVLFACGAIVFSPLIPRFGDYFVIRALAMIAAFVIGVIVPEYVLGAMIRRRRRIIAACFPDALDLLVICTMAGNSLASGIRRVAHELARICPPLADELTVCADELTLSGDVAATLTHFAMRVDFTSARSLATTLTQSQRFGTPITQALRTLSRTERTEQIVALEERAAKLAPKITLPMMLFILPTVCLIAAGPAAIRLLEVFR; this comes from the coding sequence ATGACGATGTCGATACTGGCCGCCCGTGGCCTCGAGTTGCTGTTGTTGCTCGGCTGTGTCGCGGTGGCGCTCGGCACGCCCGGCGGCGGCACCCGCCAGCGGATCGCCGCGCGCGTGCGGCAGGCTGCCGGGCAGCATCCGCCGGCATCGGTGGCGGGGTGGCTGCAGCCGGGCGGCGTCCGCCTGGACCTGACGCGCCGGCTCGCGCAGCTCGGCGAACGGTTGCCGGTGCTCGACCCGATGCAGCGCGTGAAGCTCGGCCTGCAGCTGACGCGCGCGGGTTTTCGCGAGCGCCGCACGGTGTCGGTGATGATCGGGATCAAGCTGAGCTGCGGCGTGCTGTTCGCGTGCGGCGCGATCGTGTTCAGCCCGCTGATTCCGCGCTTCGGCGACTACTTCGTGATCCGCGCGCTGGCGATGATCGCCGCGTTCGTGATCGGCGTGATCGTGCCGGAATACGTGCTCGGCGCGATGATCCGGCGGCGGCGGCGGATCATCGCCGCGTGCTTTCCCGATGCGCTCGACCTGCTGGTGATCTGCACGATGGCCGGCAACAGTCTCGCGTCGGGCATCCGGCGCGTCGCGCACGAACTGGCGCGCATCTGCCCGCCGCTCGCCGACGAGCTGACCGTGTGCGCGGACGAGCTGACGCTGAGCGGCGATGTGGCCGCGACACTCACGCATTTCGCGATGCGTGTCGATTTCACGTCGGCGCGCTCGCTCGCGACGACGCTGACGCAGTCGCAGCGGTTCGGCACGCCGATCACGCAGGCGTTGCGCACGCTGTCGCGCACGGAGCGCACCGAGCAGATCGTCGCGCTCGAGGAACGGGCCGCGAAGCTTGCGCCGAAGATCACGCTGCCGATGATGCTGTTCATCCTGCCGACGGTCTGCCTGATCGCGGCGGGCCCGGCGGCGATTCGCCTGCTCGAGGTATTCAGATGA
- a CDS encoding type II secretion system F family protein, with product MRAADLFAVGAFAMILAIGLVLSSLFDRASHTPAQRIRARMRRLSPSLAGRDGHASATPGVALFNLERRQGRLRAWLQRRVTRVRAVGGKGGVRIVVASTIAGAIAAIVAVKLIGPPGFLRPLIYAGLPLVAMRASYRALVERFRIRFLEAFPDAIDVIVRAVRAGIPVTQAISMVGDGAAEPVRATFRSMGDSLRVGADLKDVLTQAADRLMIADFSFFTVYLLLQRETGGSLGETLDELSSIIRTRRDIRLKTRALTAEGRITTNIISAVPFVMIGALFLVNRDYVMLLFSTHPGNTMLTIAAGLLTVGLLVIRKISKLDTAR from the coding sequence ATGAGGGCCGCCGACCTGTTCGCGGTGGGCGCGTTCGCGATGATCCTCGCGATCGGGCTCGTGCTGTCGTCGCTGTTCGATCGCGCGAGCCACACGCCGGCCCAGCGCATCCGCGCACGGATGCGGCGGCTGTCGCCGTCGCTCGCCGGGCGCGACGGGCACGCGTCCGCCACGCCCGGGGTCGCGCTGTTCAACCTCGAGCGCCGCCAGGGCCGCCTGCGTGCGTGGCTGCAGCGCCGCGTGACGCGCGTGCGCGCGGTCGGCGGCAAGGGCGGCGTGAGGATCGTCGTCGCGAGCACGATCGCCGGTGCGATCGCGGCGATCGTCGCGGTGAAGCTGATCGGGCCGCCGGGCTTCCTGCGTCCGCTGATCTACGCCGGGTTGCCGCTGGTCGCGATGCGCGCCAGCTACCGTGCGCTGGTGGAGCGCTTCCGGATCCGTTTTCTCGAAGCGTTCCCCGACGCGATCGACGTGATCGTGCGGGCCGTGCGCGCGGGCATTCCGGTCACGCAGGCGATCAGCATGGTCGGCGACGGCGCGGCCGAGCCGGTGCGCGCGACGTTCCGCTCGATGGGCGACAGCCTGCGTGTCGGCGCGGATCTCAAGGACGTGCTGACGCAGGCGGCGGACCGGCTGATGATCGCGGACTTCTCGTTCTTCACCGTCTACCTGCTGCTGCAGCGCGAGACGGGGGGCAGCCTCGGCGAAACGCTCGACGAGCTGTCGAGCATCATCCGCACGCGTCGCGACATCCGCCTGAAGACCCGCGCGCTGACCGCCGAAGGGCGCATCACGACGAACATCATTTCGGCGGTGCCGTTCGTGATGATCGGCGCGCTGTTTCTCGTGAACCGTGACTACGTGATGCTGCTGTTCTCGACGCACCCGGGGAACACGATGCTGACGATCGCGGCCGGGTTGCTGACGGTCGGCCTGCTGGTGATCCGCAAGATCTCGAAACTGGATACCGCGCGATGA
- a CDS encoding CpaF family protein: MTFGTRNRPPADPAPAETQAATPAVAREPAPAPTAADTPAPTPARTSVATDTHEALIRSSKFDAIRTAVFASMNMSAALMKTRDEVRAGIEQVAAHTVDRERLKITAGEQVLIVDAILNDMFGVGPIEPLLADDTVTDILVNGPDQVYVERAGRLELTSLKFRDDAHVASVAQRIAAAVGRRVDESSPMVDARLADGSRVNVVLPPIAMRGPSISIRKFAKRDITLARMAQQGNISHPMLQVLKVACACRLNIVISGGTGSGKTTLLNALSQHIEQHERIVTIEDAAELQLLQPHVVSLETRPENTEGLGGISQRDLVRNALRMRPDRIILGEIRGPEAFDVLQAMNTGHDGSMTTIHANSPRDAISRLESMVMMANANLQLLSIRRQIASAVHLFVQIERMRDGVRRVTRITEIVGMEGEVVITQDLFAFRQEGDTTRDSVKGVFEASPLRPGFSARAAYYGVEDALAEVFRQ, translated from the coding sequence GTGACGTTCGGCACCCGCAACCGGCCGCCGGCGGACCCCGCGCCGGCCGAGACACAGGCCGCGACGCCCGCCGTGGCGCGCGAGCCCGCGCCGGCCCCGACTGCGGCCGACACGCCTGCGCCGACCCCGGCCCGCACGTCCGTGGCGACCGACACCCACGAAGCGCTGATCCGGTCGAGCAAGTTCGACGCGATCCGCACCGCGGTGTTCGCGTCGATGAACATGTCGGCGGCGCTGATGAAGACGCGCGACGAAGTGCGCGCGGGCATCGAGCAGGTGGCTGCGCACACGGTCGATCGCGAGCGCCTGAAGATCACGGCCGGCGAGCAGGTGCTGATCGTCGATGCGATCCTGAACGACATGTTCGGCGTCGGGCCGATCGAGCCGCTGCTCGCCGACGATACGGTCACCGACATCCTCGTCAACGGGCCCGACCAGGTCTACGTCGAGCGCGCGGGCCGGCTCGAACTCACGTCGTTGAAGTTCCGCGACGATGCGCACGTGGCGAGCGTCGCGCAGCGGATCGCGGCGGCGGTGGGGCGTCGTGTCGACGAGAGCAGCCCGATGGTCGACGCGCGGCTCGCCGACGGCAGCCGCGTGAACGTCGTGCTGCCGCCGATCGCGATGCGCGGCCCGTCGATCTCGATCCGCAAGTTCGCGAAGCGCGACATCACGCTCGCACGGATGGCGCAGCAGGGCAACATCTCGCATCCGATGCTGCAGGTGCTGAAGGTCGCGTGCGCGTGCCGGCTGAACATCGTGATCTCGGGCGGCACCGGCTCCGGCAAGACGACGCTGCTCAACGCGCTGTCGCAGCACATCGAGCAGCACGAACGGATCGTGACGATCGAGGATGCGGCCGAGCTGCAGTTGCTGCAGCCGCACGTCGTGAGCCTCGAGACGCGGCCGGAGAATACCGAAGGGCTCGGCGGGATCTCGCAGCGCGATCTCGTGCGCAACGCACTGCGGATGCGGCCCGACCGCATCATCCTCGGCGAGATTCGCGGCCCCGAGGCGTTCGACGTGCTGCAGGCGATGAACACGGGGCACGACGGCTCGATGACGACGATCCACGCGAATTCGCCGCGCGACGCGATCAGCCGGCTCGAGAGCATGGTCATGATGGCGAACGCGAACCTGCAGCTGCTGTCGATCCGGCGCCAGATCGCGAGCGCCGTGCACCTGTTCGTGCAGATCGAGCGGATGCGCGACGGCGTGCGGCGCGTCACGCGGATCACCGAGATCGTCGGGATGGAAGGCGAGGTAGTGATTACGCAGGACCTGTTCGCGTTCCGCCAGGAAGGCGACACGACGCGCGATTCGGTGAAGGGCGTGTTCGAGGCATCGCCACTGCGGCCGGGATTCTCGGCGCGCGCCGCGTATTACGGCGTCGAGGATGCGCTCGCCGAGGTGTTCCGGCAATGA
- a CDS encoding AAA family ATPase: MPPMNLLDRQNTRRAASAGAADLVAVVSDSGSEDVIRRVTQELSITRTHLQPGTCDDAIRLLQQYERSPRQLVIDVSDSVLPVSDLMRLADVCDPSVRVIAIGTQNDVGLFRNLLGIGVQDYIVKPLTVELMRRALTATESVVQARTGKVVSFVGARGGVGATTITVSLARFLASEKRRRVAYVDLNLHGGGANSMFGLSSNNGLIELLNMGQRPDDALFERMFVTKGDRLHVLSAELAYGADAPLSDQAVARLVDMLKDRFHYVLFDVGSSAGKLLEDALVASDLVHVVVDRSVHAAYEAARLVRFVRELPGERLLSMVLNNPLAPVAGRVEPVDFEEAFGGAKLHELPHEPQTLAVAENLGEPIEGAKRNGFLDQIRQLANGITGEPMVVAEPWYARLVKWRKGT; the protein is encoded by the coding sequence ATGCCGCCCATGAACCTCCTCGACCGTCAGAACACCCGGCGCGCCGCGTCCGCGGGTGCGGCCGATCTTGTTGCGGTCGTCTCCGATTCGGGCAGCGAGGACGTGATACGCCGCGTCACGCAGGAGCTGTCGATCACGCGCACCCACCTGCAGCCGGGCACCTGCGACGATGCGATCCGGCTGCTGCAGCAGTACGAGCGTTCGCCGCGCCAGCTCGTCATCGACGTGTCGGATTCGGTGCTGCCGGTGTCGGACCTGATGCGGCTCGCCGACGTATGCGATCCGTCGGTGCGTGTCATCGCGATCGGCACGCAGAACGATGTCGGGCTGTTTCGCAACCTGCTCGGCATCGGCGTGCAGGATTACATCGTCAAGCCGCTGACCGTCGAGTTGATGCGGCGTGCGCTGACCGCGACCGAATCGGTCGTGCAGGCGCGCACCGGCAAGGTCGTCAGTTTCGTTGGCGCGCGCGGCGGCGTCGGCGCGACCACCATCACGGTGAGCCTCGCGCGCTTCCTGGCGAGCGAGAAGCGCCGCCGCGTGGCCTACGTCGACCTGAACCTGCATGGCGGCGGCGCGAACTCGATGTTCGGGCTGTCCAGCAACAACGGGCTGATCGAATTGCTGAACATGGGGCAGCGTCCCGACGACGCGTTGTTCGAGCGCATGTTCGTCACGAAGGGCGATCGGTTGCACGTGCTGTCCGCCGAGCTGGCCTACGGTGCCGATGCACCGTTGAGCGACCAGGCCGTCGCGCGCCTGGTCGACATGCTGAAGGACCGCTTCCACTACGTGCTGTTCGACGTCGGCAGCAGCGCCGGCAAGCTGCTCGAGGACGCACTCGTGGCATCCGATCTCGTCCACGTCGTGGTCGACCGCTCGGTGCACGCCGCGTACGAAGCCGCGCGGCTCGTGCGCTTCGTGCGGGAACTGCCCGGCGAGCGGCTGCTGTCGATGGTGCTGAACAATCCGCTCGCACCGGTCGCGGGCCGCGTCGAGCCGGTCGATTTCGAGGAGGCGTTCGGCGGCGCGAAGCTGCACGAGCTGCCGCACGAGCCGCAGACGCTCGCGGTTGCCGAGAACCTCGGCGAGCCGATCGAAGGCGCGAAGCGGAACGGCTTCCTGGACCAGATCCGGCAGCTCGCGAACGGCATCACCGGCGAGCCGATGGTCGTCGCCGAGCCGTGGTATGCACGGCTCGTCAAGTGGAGGAAGGGAACGTGA
- a CDS encoding CpaD family pilus assembly lipoprotein, with protein sequence MRIRSTVAALVPLVLAGCLSAPPPVNLPDARSIGFDGAHAVAPDCAKLMQPSHLVDAGFARPGVPFGCATYSNLAAMLARPEDLVAPVPYGGADAQTAADAVRRYVEDRVKQPTPGKTQTTGSPSH encoded by the coding sequence ATGCGAATTCGATCGACCGTTGCCGCACTGGTGCCGCTGGTGTTGGCAGGCTGCCTGTCGGCACCGCCGCCGGTCAACCTGCCCGATGCGCGCTCGATCGGCTTCGACGGCGCGCACGCGGTGGCGCCCGATTGCGCGAAGCTGATGCAGCCGTCGCATCTCGTCGATGCGGGGTTCGCGCGGCCCGGCGTGCCGTTCGGCTGCGCGACCTACTCGAACCTCGCGGCCATGCTCGCACGGCCGGAGGATCTCGTCGCACCCGTGCCATACGGCGGCGCGGACGCGCAGACCGCGGCCGACGCGGTGCGCCGCTACGTCGAGGATCGCGTGAAGCAGCCGACGCCAGGCAAGACGCAGACGACCGGCTCGCCCAGCCATTGA